Proteins from a single region of Hermetia illucens chromosome 3, iHerIll2.2.curated.20191125, whole genome shotgun sequence:
- the LOC119651706 gene encoding odorant receptor 59a-like, with translation MVHPLDTMSYIKTNAAFKHNWACWRFLGMHPTERYKALYAIYSMVLNITITLFYPSSLVIAVFLSDNIKQILEALVLTATNVACSSKQINAFLRRSDILAIESLLPRLDSRAHHSDEQRILKAMIKTSYTFFYVYFVVYVSTGLLSEIATLFATNKRLMYPAWLPFDWKSSNFNYAVANIYQFVGIMVGIVQECVNDTFPAIYMGVLTGHIQALMKRIERIGTNTRISLERNYEELVHCIQDYQILKQYYNVLQPITSGALFLQFFVTAIVVCITAVYLVFVDGSAFDMIYLGFYFACILMEILLSCYYGNELLYESHLITNAIYSCSWTEQSERFKKVMIIFMQSTQMDMSVKAGGLINVNLESYMAVLKSSYSLFAVLIKAT, from the exons ATGGTCCATCCCCTGGACACAATGTCGTATATTAAGACGAATGCCGCATTCAAACATAACTGGGCATGTTGGCGTTTTCTGGGAATGCATCCCACTGAACGATACAAAGCTCTTTATGCGATCTATTCGATGGTCCTAAATATTACAATTACTTTGTTCTACCCCTCCTCCTTGGTAATTGCGGTTTTTCTGTCAGATAACATCAAGCAAATTCTGGAGGCTCTGGTATTAACAGCGACCAATGTAGCGTGCAGCAGCAAACAGATCAACGCCTTCCTTAGGCGAAGTGACATTTTGGCTATAGAAAGCCTCCTTCCAAGGCTGGATTCAAGAGCCCACCACAGTGACGAACAAAGGATTCTGAAGGCGATGATCAAAACATCCTATACATTTTTCTATGTATACTTTGTCGTTTACGTTTCGACTGGTCTTTTGAGTGAGATTGCAACATTATTTGCGACTAATAAAAGGCTTATGTATCCTGCATGGCTTCCTTTCGATTGGAAATCTTCTAACTTCAACTACGCTGTTGCAAATATCTATCAATTTGTCGGGATCATGGTTGGAATTGTCCAGGAATGTGTTAATGATACATTTCCAGCAATTTATATGGGCGTTCTTACGGGTCATATCCAGGCTTTAATGAAAAGAATAGAACGAATTGGAACAAATACGAGAATTTCATTAGAAAGAAACTATGAGGAGCTGGTACACTGCATTCAGGATTATCAAATTTTAAAACA ATATTACAACGTATTGCAACCTATAACATCAGGAGCTCTCTTCTTACAGTTTTTCGTAACTGCTATTGTGGTATGCATCACAGCAGTTTACCTGGTCTTTGTTGATGGAAGTGCATTTGATATGATTTACCTCGGGTTTTATTTCGCGTGCATCCTTATGGAAATTTTATTGAGCTGCTACTATGGAAATGAATTACTGTATGAAAGTCATTTGATTACCAATGCTATCTATTCCTGCAGTTGGACGGAACAGAGTGAACGTTTCAAAAAAGTCATGATAATCTTTATGCAATCAACCCAAATGGATATGTCTGTGAAAGCTGGGGGATTAATAAACGTCAATCTGGAATCGTATATGGCG GTCTTAAAAAGCTCATATTCACTATTTGCTGTTCTGATCAAGGCCACCTAA